One region of Pseudomonas glycinae genomic DNA includes:
- a CDS encoding cation:proton antiporter — MHAISFIQDLAVIMLVAGVVTVLFHRFKQPVVLGYIVAGFIIGPHTPPFGLIHDEETIKTLAELGVIFLMFCLGLEFSLRKLFKVGATAFIAAFLEIVLMIWIGYEIGRWFDWNTMDSLFLGAILAISSTTIIVKALNDLKMKNERFAQLIFGVLIVEDILGIGIIALLSSIAVSGTVSSGEVFSTVGKLSLFMIVALVVGILLVPRLLAYVAKFESNEMLLITVLGLCFGFCLLVVKLEYSMVLGAFLIGAIMAESRQLLKIERLIEPVRDLFSAIFFVAIGLMLDPMILLQYAWPIAVITVAVVLGKMLSCGLGAFIAGNDGRTSLRVGMGLSQIGEFSFIIAALGMTLQVTSNFLYPVAVAVSVITTLLTPYLIRAADPLSIKLSAAMPQRLGRVFGMYGEWLRSIQPQGEGAMLASMIRRILLQVGVNLALVIAIFFAGAFFAGRLSIWMQDWISDPSWQKALIWGGALLVSLPFLIAAYRKLKALSMLLAEMGVKPEMAGRHTQRVRRVIAEVIPIISLLVIFLLLAALSASILPTNKLLVLIAVVAAAVAALLWRWFIRVHTRMQVALLETLDNHKEPSGH; from the coding sequence ATGCATGCCATCAGCTTTATTCAGGATCTGGCGGTGATCATGCTGGTCGCAGGTGTGGTGACCGTGCTGTTCCACCGCTTCAAGCAGCCGGTAGTGCTCGGCTACATCGTCGCCGGTTTCATCATCGGCCCCCACACGCCGCCGTTCGGCCTGATCCACGACGAAGAAACCATCAAGACCCTCGCCGAGCTGGGGGTGATTTTCCTGATGTTCTGCCTGGGTCTGGAGTTCAGCCTGCGCAAGCTGTTCAAGGTTGGTGCCACGGCCTTCATCGCGGCGTTTCTCGAAATTGTCCTGATGATCTGGATCGGCTACGAAATTGGCCGCTGGTTCGACTGGAACACCATGGATTCGCTGTTCCTCGGTGCGATCCTGGCGATCTCCTCGACCACCATCATCGTCAAGGCGCTCAACGACCTGAAGATGAAAAACGAGCGCTTCGCGCAGCTGATCTTCGGCGTGCTGATCGTCGAGGACATTCTCGGCATCGGTATCATCGCCTTGCTGTCGAGCATCGCAGTCAGTGGCACGGTGAGTTCCGGCGAAGTGTTTTCCACGGTCGGCAAGCTCTCGCTGTTCATGATCGTCGCCCTGGTGGTCGGCATTCTGCTGGTGCCGCGACTGCTGGCCTACGTGGCGAAATTCGAAAGCAACGAGATGCTGCTGATCACCGTGCTGGGCCTGTGTTTCGGCTTCTGCCTGCTGGTGGTCAAACTCGAGTACAGCATGGTGCTCGGCGCGTTCCTGATCGGCGCGATCATGGCCGAGTCGCGGCAACTGCTGAAAATCGAGCGCCTGATCGAGCCGGTTCGCGACCTGTTCAGCGCGATCTTCTTCGTCGCCATCGGCCTGATGCTCGACCCGATGATTCTTCTGCAGTACGCGTGGCCGATCGCGGTGATCACTGTGGCTGTGGTGCTGGGCAAGATGCTGTCCTGCGGTCTGGGTGCCTTTATCGCGGGTAATGACGGACGCACCTCACTGCGGGTCGGGATGGGGCTTTCGCAGATTGGCGAGTTTTCTTTCATCATCGCGGCGCTGGGGATGACCCTGCAGGTCACCAGCAACTTCCTGTATCCAGTGGCCGTGGCGGTTTCGGTGATTACCACGTTACTGACGCCGTACCTGATCCGGGCTGCCGATCCGCTGTCGATCAAGCTGTCCGCCGCCATGCCGCAGCGCCTCGGTCGAGTGTTCGGGATGTACGGCGAGTGGCTGCGCAGCATTCAGCCGCAGGGTGAGGGCGCGATGCTGGCGTCGATGATCCGGCGAATACTGTTGCAGGTCGGGGTCAATCTGGCGTTGGTGATAGCAATCTTCTTTGCCGGCGCTTTCTTTGCCGGACGTCTCTCGATCTGGATGCAGGACTGGATCAGCGATCCAAGCTGGCAGAAGGCGTTGATCTGGGGCGGGGCGTTGCTGGTGTCGTTGCCGTTCCTGATCGCGGCCTATCGCAAGCTCAAGGCGCTGTCGATGCTGCTGGCGGAGATGGGCGTGAAGCCGGAAATGGCCGGGCGTCACACGCAGCGAGTGCGCCGGGTGATCGCCGAAGTGATCCCGATCATCTCGCTGCTGGTGATTTTCCTGCTGCTGGCAGCCTTGTCGGCCAGTATCTTGCCGACCAACAAGTTGCTG